One segment of Sphingomonas qomolangmaensis DNA contains the following:
- a CDS encoding antitoxin MazE family protein, producing the protein MQKRRDALRAAGLRPIQIWVPDTRRPGFAEECQRQARVVAAADAADHDLDAFIDAALVDLDPEGEV; encoded by the coding sequence GTGCAAAAGCGTCGCGACGCTTTGCGTGCCGCAGGGCTACGGCCGATCCAGATATGGGTTCCCGATACCCGGCGTCCGGGGTTCGCCGAGGAATGCCAGCGCCAGGCGCGAGTGGTCGCGGCAGCCGATGCGGCGGATCACGATCTCGACGCCTTCATCGATGCGGCGCTGGTTGATCTGGACCCCGAGGGCGAGGTTTGA
- a CDS encoding type II toxin-antitoxin system PemK/MazF family toxin → MKRGDLVTIALPGDFGKPRPALIIQSDQFDQTGTVTVLLVSGTLVDAPLIRTTIDPTPGNGLRKRSQVMVDKAMSVKRGKIGAPIGRLDAEAMLAVTRALAVFFAIA, encoded by the coding sequence TTGAAACGCGGCGACCTGGTGACGATCGCTTTGCCCGGGGATTTCGGCAAGCCGCGCCCCGCGCTGATCATCCAGTCCGACCAGTTCGACCAGACCGGCACCGTCACGGTATTGCTGGTGTCGGGAACGCTGGTCGATGCCCCCCTGATCCGCACGACTATCGATCCGACGCCGGGCAACGGGTTAAGGAAACGGTCGCAGGTAATGGTGGACAAGGCAATGTCGGTGAAGCGCGGCAAGATCGGCGCGCCGATCGGTCGCCTCGATGCCGAGGCCATGCTGGCGGTGACGCGGGCGCTGGCGGTCTTCTTCGCTATCGCCTGA